From one Streptococcus oralis genomic stretch:
- the mnmA gene encoding tRNA 2-thiouridine(34) synthase MnmA, producing the protein MSDNSKTRVVVGMSGGVDSSVTALFLKEQGYDVIGIFMKNWDDTDENGVCTATEDYKDVAAVADQIGIPYYSVNFEKEYWDRVFEYFLAEYRAGRTPNPDVMCNKEIKFKAFLDYAMTLGADYVATGHYARVARDEDGIVHMLRGVDNGKDQTYFLSQLSQEQLQKTMFPLGHLEKPEVRRLAEEAGLATAKKKDSTGICFIGEKNFKNFLSNYLPAQPGRMMTVDGRDMGEHAGLMYYTIGQRGGLGIGGQHGGDNAPWFVVGKDLSKNILYVGQGFYHDSLMSTSLEASQVHFTREMPEEFTLECTAKFRYRQPDSKVTVHVKGDKAEVIFAEPQRAITPGQAVVFYDGDECLGGGLIDNAYRDGQVCQYI; encoded by the coding sequence ATGAGTGATAACTCTAAAACACGTGTTGTTGTAGGGATGAGTGGTGGTGTTGATTCGTCGGTGACGGCTCTCTTTCTCAAGGAGCAGGGCTACGATGTGATCGGTATCTTCATGAAGAACTGGGATGACACAGACGAAAACGGCGTCTGTACGGCGACCGAAGATTACAAGGATGTGGCTGCAGTGGCAGACCAGATCGGCATTCCTTACTACTCTGTCAATTTTGAAAAAGAGTACTGGGACCGCGTTTTTGAGTATTTCCTAGCGGAATACCGTGCAGGGCGCACGCCAAATCCAGACGTTATGTGTAACAAGGAAATCAAGTTCAAGGCCTTTTTGGATTATGCTATGACCTTGGGTGCAGACTATGTAGCGACTGGGCATTATGCTCGAGTGGCGCGTGATGAGGATGGCATCGTTCACATGCTTCGTGGCGTGGACAATGGCAAGGACCAGACCTATTTCCTCAGTCAACTTTCGCAAGAACAACTTCAAAAAACCATGTTCCCATTGGGACATTTGGAAAAGCCTGAAGTTCGCAGACTCGCAGAAGAAGCAGGACTTGCGACTGCTAAGAAGAAAGACTCGACAGGGATTTGCTTTATCGGAGAAAAGAACTTTAAAAACTTTCTCAGTAACTATCTGCCAGCTCAGCCTGGTCGCATGATGACTGTGGATGGTCGCGATATGGGTGAGCATGCCGGCCTTATGTACTATACGATTGGTCAGCGTGGCGGACTCGGTATCGGTGGCCAACACGGTGGTGACAATGCCCCTTGGTTCGTTGTCGGAAAAGACCTGAGCAAGAATATCCTCTATGTCGGCCAAGGTTTCTACCATGATTCGCTTATGTCAACCAGCCTAGAAGCCAGTCAAGTTCATTTTACTCGTGAGATGCCAGAGGAATTTACGCTAGAATGTACGGCTAAATTCCGCTACCGTCAGCCTGATTCTAAGGTGACAGTACATGTCAAAGGAGATAAGGCAGAGGTCATCTTTGCGGAACCGCAACGCGCCATCACACCAGGACAGGCAGTTGTCTTTTACGATGGCGATGAGTGTCTCGGTGGCGGTTTGATTGACAATGCCTACCGCGATGGACAGGTTTGTCAGTACATTTAA
- the argH gene encoding argininosuccinate lyase — protein sequence MPKNTKLWGGRFEGTVEDWVEQFGASISFDHQLAKFDLMGSLAHVQMLGQTGILSLEEAEQIQDGLQALLRDLEAGELHFDIANEDIHMNMEVLLTEKIGPLAGKLHTARSRNDQVATDMHLYLKEQLGHVLDKLANLNSVLLDLAEKHVETIMPGYTHLQHAQPISFAHHLMAYYNMFQRDSERFAFNMKHTDLSPLGAAALAGTTFPINRQLSSDLLGFQQPYTNSLDAVSDRDFILEFLSNASILMMHMSRFCEEIINWCSFEYQYISLSDSFSTGSSIMPQKKNPDMAELIRGKTGRVYGHLLGLLTVMKSLPLAYNKDLQEDKEGMFDTVETILNSLDVLAGMLSSMQVNQAKMQQSTENDFSNATELADYLAEKGLPFREAHEIVGKLVLDSIKHGKNIQDWDLEELQVYHPLIEEDIYIYLRPETAVQRRNSLGGTGFEQVKYQIEQAKKELKGEN from the coding sequence ATGCCGAAAAATACAAAATTATGGGGTGGTCGATTTGAAGGCACTGTGGAAGATTGGGTAGAGCAGTTCGGTGCGAGTATTTCCTTTGATCATCAGCTGGCAAAATTTGATTTGATGGGTTCCCTAGCTCATGTTCAAATGCTAGGACAGACTGGCATTTTAAGCTTGGAAGAGGCAGAGCAGATCCAAGATGGTCTGCAAGCTTTGTTGCGAGATTTAGAGGCAGGGGAGCTTCATTTTGATATTGCAAATGAAGATATTCATATGAATATGGAAGTGTTGCTGACAGAAAAAATCGGTCCTCTGGCTGGGAAATTGCACACGGCTCGTTCTCGGAATGACCAAGTCGCAACGGATATGCACTTATATCTAAAGGAGCAGCTTGGCCATGTTTTGGATAAGTTGGCGAATCTGAACAGTGTTTTGCTGGATTTGGCTGAAAAACATGTGGAAACCATCATGCCAGGCTATACTCATTTGCAGCACGCCCAACCGATTAGCTTTGCCCACCATCTCATGGCTTATTACAATATGTTTCAAAGGGACAGCGAACGCTTTGCATTTAACATGAAACATACGGACCTATCTCCCCTGGGTGCGGCAGCCTTGGCGGGGACAACTTTTCCAATCAATCGTCAATTATCGAGTGATTTACTGGGCTTCCAACAACCCTATACCAATTCCTTGGACGCAGTGAGTGACCGTGATTTTATCTTAGAATTTCTGTCAAATGCCAGCATTTTGATGATGCATATGAGCCGTTTTTGTGAAGAAATCATCAATTGGTGCAGTTTTGAGTATCAGTACATTAGCTTGTCTGATAGCTTTTCAACGGGTTCGTCTATCATGCCCCAGAAGAAAAATCCTGATATGGCCGAATTGATTCGAGGGAAGACAGGACGGGTTTACGGGCACTTGCTTGGACTATTGACCGTCATGAAATCTTTGCCTCTGGCCTACAATAAGGATTTGCAAGAGGACAAGGAAGGCATGTTTGATACAGTAGAAACGATTTTGAATTCTCTGGATGTGCTGGCAGGTATGCTATCGAGCATGCAGGTTAATCAGGCCAAAATGCAGCAATCCACAGAGAATGATTTTTCGAATGCGACCGAACTGGCAGACTATTTGGCAGAAAAAGGTCTTCCCTTTAGAGAAGCGCATGAAATAGTGGGGAAATTGGTTCTAGACTCTATCAAGCATGGTAAAAACATCCAAGATTGGGATTTGGAGGAGTTGCAAGTCTACCATCCCTTGATTGAAGAGGATATTTATATCTACTTGCGCCCAGAAACCGCTGTTCAGAGACGGAATTCCTTAGGAGGAACCGGCTTTGAGCAAGTGAAATACCAGATAGAACAAGCGAAGAAAGAACTTAAAGGGGAAAATTGA
- a CDS encoding argininosuccinate synthase: MSKEKVILAYSGGLDTSVAITWLKKDYDVIAVCMDVGEGKDLEFIHDKALKVGAVESYVIDVKEEFANDYVLVALQAHAYYEQKYPLVSALSRPLISKKLVEIAHQTGATTIAHGCTGKGNDQVRFEVSIAALDPNLKVVAPVREWKWSREEEIQYAKENGVPVPADLDNPYSVDQNLWGRANECGVLENPWNQAPEEAFGITSSPEEAPDSPEFIDIEFSCGVPISLNGEKMKVVALIQKLNEIAGKHGVGRIDHVENRLVGIKSREIYECPGAVTLLAAHKEIEDLTLVREVAHFKPIIENELSNLIYNALWFSPATQALIAYIKETQKVVNGTAKVKLYKGNAQVVARKSPNSLYDENLATYTSADTFDQDAAVGFIKLWGLPNKVYSEVQKNVE, translated from the coding sequence ATGAGTAAGGAAAAGGTCATTTTAGCCTATTCAGGTGGATTGGATACATCAGTTGCTATTACATGGTTAAAAAAAGACTATGATGTGATCGCTGTTTGTATGGATGTGGGGGAAGGAAAAGATTTGGAGTTCATCCACGATAAAGCTCTCAAGGTTGGGGCTGTAGAGTCTTATGTCATTGATGTTAAGGAAGAATTTGCTAATGACTATGTATTAGTGGCCCTTCAGGCACATGCCTACTACGAACAGAAGTATCCCTTGGTATCTGCTCTGAGTCGCCCTCTTATTTCAAAAAAACTCGTTGAAATAGCTCATCAGACGGGGGCAACCACAATTGCACATGGTTGTACAGGTAAGGGAAACGACCAAGTTCGGTTTGAAGTCTCTATTGCAGCTTTGGATCCCAATTTAAAAGTAGTTGCGCCTGTTCGTGAGTGGAAATGGTCTCGTGAAGAAGAAATCCAATATGCCAAAGAAAACGGTGTTCCAGTTCCAGCTGACCTTGACAATCCTTACTCTGTCGATCAAAATCTTTGGGGACGTGCAAATGAATGTGGTGTTTTGGAAAACCCTTGGAACCAAGCACCAGAAGAAGCATTTGGAATCACATCTTCGCCAGAAGAGGCACCAGACAGTCCAGAATTTATTGACATTGAGTTTAGCTGCGGGGTGCCCATCTCCCTCAATGGAGAAAAGATGAAAGTGGTGGCTTTGATTCAAAAGCTCAATGAAATTGCGGGCAAACACGGTGTTGGTCGTATTGACCATGTGGAAAATCGCCTAGTCGGTATTAAGTCAAGAGAGATTTATGAGTGCCCAGGTGCTGTGACTTTATTGGCAGCTCATAAGGAGATTGAAGACTTGACTCTTGTGAGAGAAGTGGCTCATTTCAAACCTATTATCGAAAATGAGTTGTCCAATCTCATCTATAATGCCTTGTGGTTTAGCCCAGCAACTCAGGCTTTGATTGCCTATATCAAGGAGACACAGAAAGTTGTCAATGGAACTGCAAAAGTTAAACTTTATAAGGGGAACGCTCAGGTAGTGGCTCGGAAATCTCCAAATTCTCTTTACGATGAAAATTTGGCGACTTATACCAGTGCGGATACTTTTGACCAAGATGCGGCTGTTGGATTTATCAAGCTTTGGGGGCTTCCGAATAAGGTTTATTCAGAAGTTCAGAAAAATGTTGAGTAG
- a CDS encoding ABC transporter substrate-binding protein, whose protein sequence is MNKVKKVLMTMFGLLMFPLLFACSNTQYQGVEAIKAKGKLVVALNPEFAPFEYQKLVDGKNQIVGSDVELAKAIAKELGVEVEFSPMSFDNVLASLDSGKADLAISGVSKTEERSQVYDFSIPYYTSKNKVIVRKSELTNYQSVKDLAQKKVGAQKGSIQETLAKETLQNSSLVSLPKNGNLITDLKSGQLDAVIFEEPVAKGFVENNPDLAIAEFDFDNDKEDSYAVAMKKDSKELKEAVDKTIQKLKDSGELDKLIDDAFKASIEK, encoded by the coding sequence ATGAATAAAGTGAAGAAGGTGTTGATGACGATGTTTGGTTTGCTTATGTTTCCCTTATTATTTGCTTGTAGTAACACTCAATACCAAGGTGTTGAAGCCATTAAGGCTAAAGGAAAATTGGTGGTGGCCCTAAATCCAGAGTTTGCTCCATTCGAATACCAGAAATTGGTTGATGGGAAAAATCAGATTGTAGGTTCAGATGTTGAACTAGCCAAAGCCATCGCAAAGGAACTAGGTGTAGAAGTGGAATTCTCTCCAATGAGTTTTGACAATGTACTGGCTAGTCTTGATTCGGGCAAGGCCGATCTTGCCATATCAGGTGTTTCCAAAACGGAGGAGAGAAGTCAAGTTTACGATTTTTCGATTCCCTACTACACTTCGAAAAATAAGGTTATCGTAAGAAAATCTGAATTAACGAATTACCAATCTGTGAAGGATTTGGCTCAGAAAAAGGTTGGAGCGCAGAAAGGTTCTATCCAGGAAACTTTGGCCAAAGAAACCTTGCAGAATTCTTCTCTCGTTTCACTTCCTAAAAATGGAAATTTGATAACAGATTTGAAATCAGGGCAACTAGATGCGGTTATCTTTGAGGAACCAGTGGCGAAAGGATTTGTAGAGAATAATCCAGACCTAGCCATCGCTGAGTTTGATTTTGACAATGACAAGGAAGATTCCTACGCTGTTGCGATGAAAAAAGACAGTAAGGAATTGAAAGAAGCGGTTGACAAAACCATCCAGAAATTGAAGGATTCTGGGGAGTTGGACAAATTGATTGACGATGCTTTTAAAGCCTCTATCGAAAAATAG
- a CDS encoding LysM peptidoglycan-binding domain-containing protein, with protein sequence MSLTTKKIKTTIAGVAALLAFFAPSLASAQESVTYTVKSGDTLSEIAEKYNTTVEKLAAKNNIKDIHLIFVDQVLVIEGTASTVAPAATTEETAPVATETVEEAPAAATTYEAPAAPATPAAPAAESNTAATSTVSGSEAEAKEWIAQKESGGSYTATNGRYIGRYQLTDSYLNGDYSAENQERVADAYVAERYGSWTAAKNFWLNNGWY encoded by the coding sequence ATGTCATTAACAACTAAAAAAATTAAAACAACTATCGCAGGAGTAGCAGCTTTGCTTGCTTTCTTTGCTCCATCACTTGCATCTGCGCAAGAATCTGTAACTTACACAGTTAAATCAGGTGATACTCTTTCAGAAATCGCTGAGAAGTACAATACAACTGTTGAAAAATTGGCAGCAAAAAACAACATCAAAGATATTCACCTTATCTTTGTTGACCAAGTTTTGGTTATCGAAGGAACAGCTTCTACTGTAGCTCCAGCAGCAACAACGGAAGAAACAGCTCCAGTAGCTACAGAAACAGTTGAAGAAGCTCCAGCAGCAGCAACAACTTATGAAGCCCCAGCTGCACCTGCAACTCCTGCAGCCCCAGCAGCAGAAAGCAACACTGCAGCAACTTCTACTGTAAGTGGTTCTGAAGCAGAAGCCAAAGAATGGATCGCTCAAAAAGAATCAGGTGGTAGCTACACTGCTACAAACGGACGTTACATCGGACGTTACCAATTGACAGATTCATACTTGAACGGTGACTACTCAGCTGAAAATCAAGAACGTGTAGCAGATGCCTACGTTGCAGAACGTTACGGTTCATGGACAGCTGCCAAGAACTTCTGGCTTAACAACGGTTGGTATTAA
- the sdaAB gene encoding L-serine ammonia-lyase, iron-sulfur-dependent subunit beta gives MHSLRFQSVFDIIGPVMIGPSSSHTAGAVRIGKIVSSIFDDTPTEVEFQLFNSFAKTYRGHGTDLALVAGILGMDTDDPNIPNSLEIAHKRGIKIVWTIQKDSNAPHPNTTKITVKNEHKSISVTGISIGGGNIQVTELNGFAVSLNMNTPTIIIVHQDVPGMIAHVTEALSRFDINIAQMNVTREKAGEKAIMIIEVDSRSCEEAIKEIRKIPHLHNVNFFK, from the coding sequence ATGCACTCACTTCGTTTTCAATCTGTCTTTGATATTATCGGACCAGTCATGATTGGCCCATCAAGTAGCCATACTGCTGGTGCTGTTCGTATCGGGAAAATCGTCTCTTCCATCTTTGACGATACGCCGACAGAGGTAGAATTCCAATTATTTAACTCATTTGCCAAAACCTACCGTGGTCATGGAACTGACCTTGCTCTCGTCGCTGGTATTTTAGGTATGGATACGGATGATCCCAACATTCCAAATAGCCTAGAGATTGCCCATAAACGTGGTATTAAGATTGTCTGGACCATTCAGAAAGATAGCAACGCTCCTCATCCTAATACCACTAAAATTACTGTGAAAAATGAACACAAGTCCATCAGTGTGACAGGAATTTCCATCGGTGGGGGAAATATCCAAGTTACGGAACTTAACGGCTTTGCTGTTTCTCTCAACATGAACACACCGACCATCATCATCGTGCATCAGGATGTTCCGGGTATGATTGCCCATGTCACTGAAGCCCTCTCTCGTTTCGATATCAACATCGCGCAGATGAATGTGACTCGAGAAAAAGCTGGAGAAAAAGCCATCATGATTATCGAAGTCGATAGTCGAAGTTGCGAAGAGGCGATTAAAGAAATCCGAAAAATCCCTCATCTCCACAATGTCAATTTCTTTAAGTAG
- the sdaAA gene encoding L-serine ammonia-lyase, iron-sulfur-dependent, subunit alpha: MFYSIKELVEQADLDFQGNVAELMIATEYQLTGRERPEVLLLMERNLEVMKASVELGLSENKSRSGLTGGDAAKLDRHLKSGKALSDFTILSAARNAIAVNEHNAKMGLVCATPTAGSAGCLPAVLTAAIQKLDLSHEEQLDFLFAAGAFGLVIANNASISGAEGGCQAEVGSASAMSAAALTLAAGGSPYQASQAIAFVIKNMLGLICDPVAGLVEVPCVKRNAMGASFAFIAADMALAGIESKIPVDEVIDAMYQVGSSLPTAFRETAEGGLAATPTGRRLQKEIFGE, encoded by the coding sequence ATGTTTTATTCTATCAAAGAATTGGTCGAGCAAGCGGATCTAGACTTCCAAGGAAATGTCGCAGAACTCATGATTGCGACAGAATATCAACTAACCGGTCGGGAACGCCCAGAAGTTCTCCTCCTCATGGAACGCAATCTAGAAGTCATGAAAGCCTCTGTCGAGCTCGGTCTCAGTGAAAACAAATCCCGTAGTGGCCTAACGGGCGGAGACGCGGCCAAACTAGACCGCCATCTCAAAAGTGGCAAAGCCTTGTCGGACTTTACCATCCTATCAGCAGCCCGTAATGCCATCGCGGTCAATGAACACAATGCGAAGATGGGCTTGGTCTGCGCTACTCCAACCGCAGGAAGTGCCGGCTGTCTGCCAGCCGTTCTCACTGCTGCTATCCAAAAACTTGACCTCAGCCACGAAGAACAGCTAGATTTCCTCTTTGCTGCTGGTGCCTTTGGACTAGTCATCGCAAACAATGCCTCTATCTCAGGCGCTGAAGGTGGCTGTCAGGCCGAAGTTGGCTCTGCCTCTGCCATGAGTGCCGCAGCCTTGACCTTGGCTGCAGGTGGAAGCCCCTATCAGGCTAGCCAAGCCATCGCCTTTGTCATTAAAAATATGCTAGGCCTCATCTGCGACCCCGTCGCTGGTTTGGTTGAAGTTCCCTGTGTCAAACGAAATGCCATGGGAGCTAGCTTTGCCTTTATCGCAGCAGACATGGCCTTGGCAGGTATCGAGTCTAAGATCCCTGTTGACGAAGTCATCGATGCCATGTACCAAGTCGGATCGAGCCTCCCAACTGCCTTTCGTGAAACAGCTGAGGGTGGACTTGCCGCTACACCTACTGGTCGTCGCCTACAAAAAGAAATCTTCGGAGAATAA
- a CDS encoding HAD hydrolase-like protein gives MPSISAIFFDLDGTLVDSSLGIHNAFTHTFKELGVPSPDAKTIRGFMGPPLESSFATCLPKEQISEAVQIYRSYYKKKGIHEAQLFPQITELLQELSQNYPLYITTTKNTPTAHDMTKNLGIHHFFDGIYGSSPETPHKADVIRYSLQTHQLPADQVLIIGDTKFDMIGAQETGIKKFAVTWGFGEEADLLSYQPDWIAHTIDDIIKQL, from the coding sequence ATGCCCTCTATCTCAGCTATCTTTTTTGATCTAGACGGAACCCTAGTTGACAGTTCCCTCGGTATCCACAATGCCTTTACCCATACCTTTAAAGAGCTAGGAGTTCCAAGCCCTGATGCCAAAACCATTCGTGGTTTTATGGGACCGCCCCTTGAAAGTAGTTTTGCAACATGTCTTCCCAAGGAGCAAATCTCGGAAGCCGTTCAAATCTATCGTTCTTACTACAAGAAAAAAGGAATCCACGAAGCGCAACTCTTCCCCCAAATAACGGAATTACTCCAAGAACTTTCACAAAACTACCCTCTCTACATCACTACAACAAAGAATACTCCTACTGCTCATGATATGACTAAAAATCTGGGAATCCATCATTTCTTTGATGGCATTTACGGTTCTAGTCCTGAAACGCCACACAAGGCGGATGTCATCCGTTACTCCTTGCAAACGCATCAACTCCCTGCAGACCAAGTCCTCATCATTGGGGATACCAAGTTTGATATGATTGGAGCCCAAGAAACTGGTATTAAAAAGTTTGCTGTTACTTGGGGATTTGGAGAAGAAGCTGATTTACTCAGCTATCAGCCTGACTGGATTGCCCATACCATTGACGATATCATTAAGCAACTATAA